In Sphaerodactylus townsendi isolate TG3544 linkage group LG13, MPM_Stown_v2.3, whole genome shotgun sequence, one DNA window encodes the following:
- the LOC125442882 gene encoding syntaxin-3-like — MKDRLEELKSRVNEDGDSLELDEALSFDNPVFKEGDSNPMGKVFQEISSISLALRKLEELSVNIDRKQQQVLCCTTEESIYKEKQELSQVKDTFTKEAKTIHPKLNSIQESLAKEGEQRLAISRIRHNQLLVLIGRYRDIITRHYTKETQYVEKLKEQIRRQTELAGLSLQEEDIRQLVESPMAPRIVGQDLEVLKAKQHLAMAHMRHQQLLDLEAQITELHSLFLHMEILVAEQQENINSIEYNVLHTLDYICQSNQEVKKALKYERQSRFAAALSALLGLCACCTCLSCMASPSVIR; from the coding sequence ATGAAGGACAGATTGGAGGAGCTGAAGAGCCGAGTTAACGAAGATGGGGACTCTCTGGAACTGGACGAGGCCCTCTCCTTCGACAACCCTGTTTTCAAAGAGGGGGACAGCAACCCCATGGGCAAAGTTTTCCAGGAGATCAGCAGCATCTCCTTGGCCCTTCGTAAACTGGAGGAATTATCTGTGAATATCGACAGGAAGCAGCAACAGGTGTTGTGCTGTACCACCGAGGAAAGCATCTACAAAGAGAAACAGGAGCTGAGCCAGGTTAAAGACACTTTCACCAaggaagccaaaaccattcaTCCCAAGCTCAACAGCATCCAGGAGTCTCTGGCGAAGGAGGGCGAGCAGCGATTGGCCATCAGCCGCATCCGCCACAACCAGCTCTTGGTCCTCATTGGCCGCTACCGCGACATCATCACCCGCCACTACACCAAGGAGACCCAATACGTGGAGAAGCTGAAGGAGCAGATCAGAAGACAGACAGAGTTGGCAGGCTTGAGTCTGCAGGAAGAGGACATCAGGCAGCTGGTGGAGAGCCCAATGGCGCCGCGCATTGTGGGGCAGGACCTGGAAGTGCTCAAAGCCAAGCAGCACCTGGCCATGGCTCACATGCGCCACCAACAGCTGCTCGATTTGGAAGCTCAGATTACCGAGCTTCACTCTCTCTTCTTGCACATGGAGATCCTGGTTGCGGAGCAGCAGGAGAACATCAACAGCATCGAATACAACGTCTTGCACACGCTCGACTACATCTGCCAGTCGAACCAGGAGGTCAAGAAAGCCCTCAAATATGAGCGGCAATCCCGGTTTGCTGCTGCGTTGTCCGCGCTGCTGGGACTCTGTGCCTGTTGCACGTGCTTATCCTGCATGGCCTCCCCGAGCGTGATACGGTGA